In Amia ocellicauda isolate fAmiCal2 chromosome 5, fAmiCal2.hap1, whole genome shotgun sequence, a genomic segment contains:
- the foxj1a gene encoding forkhead box protein J1-A, giving the protein MMSLNCSEGWLEGCVEGEEEQVVVVEQEEEEEEVDSRAVGSSTVSLDDSLTSLQWLQEFSIINANSSQAAPSAQLLQAHLYAHQGLVDSEAPASPLAADPASMGMPHTPGKPTAAAFSRLPQCPGLGAQGHSPEDVDYKTNPNVKPPYSYATLICMAMQASKKTKITLSCIYKWITDNFCYFRHADPTWQNSIRHNLSLNKCFIKVPREKDEPGKGGFWKIDPQYAERLLSGAFKKRRMPPVQINPAFQARVRSGPHPSGTFPSSGGGRSEPYISLESQQLLREFEEATADQNWDPSEQGKSGHKRKQPLPKRMAAKLPRRSSSPLLSLEEQKELGSLKGDFDWDAILNSALSADLSDDLESTPSLSPIASEMDFTVRGKHINRPQEWSRLEGGGHVLSETQQSSLDFDEETFLATAFLQNPWEEEEARTDFLSSSAVNLDQLFDLGDSFPGDLNDCSQIESFL; this is encoded by the exons ATGATGTCCCTGAACTGTTCAGAGGGCTGGCTGGAGGGCTGCGTGGAAGGGGAGGAGGagcaggtggtggtggtggagcaggaggaggaggaggaggaagtggACAGCAGGGCAGTGGGAAGTTCGACTGTCAGTCTGGATGACAGCCTGACCAGCCTGCAGTGGCTCCAGGAGTTCTCCATCATCAACGCCAACAGCAGCCAGGCCGCCCCCTCCGCCCAGCTGCTGCAGGCCCACCTCTATGCCCACCAGGGATTGGTGGACTCCGAGGCGCCTGCTTCCCCGTTGGCTGCCGACCCCGCCTCCATGGGCATGCCCCACACCCCCGGGAAGCCCACCGCCGCTGCCTTCAGCCGCCTGCCTCAGTGCCCCGGATTGGGTGCCCAGGGCCACTCCCCAGAAGATGTCGACTACAAGACCAATCCTAACGTCAAGCCGCCCTACTCCTATGCCACCCTCATCTGTATGGCCATGCAGGCCAGCAAGAAGACCAAGATCACCCTCTCCTGCATCTACAAATGGATCACAGACAATTTCTGCTATTTCAGGCATGCTGACCCCACATGGCAG AACTCCATCCGACACAACCTCTCTCTCAACAAGTGCTTTATCAAGGTGCCCAGAGAGAAGGACGAGCCGGGCAAGGGGGGGTTCTGGAAGATTGATCCGCAGTATGCTGAACGCCTTCTTAGCGGTGCCTTCAAGAAACGAAGGATGCCACCGGTCCAGATTAACCCTGCCTTCCAAGCCAGGGTGCGCTCGGGACCCCACCCATCAGGGACCTTTCCCTCGTCAGGCGGAGGGAGAAGCGAGCCGTACATCAGCCTGGAGTCCCAACAGTTGCTGCGGGAGTTCGAGGAGGCCACGGCCGACCAGAACTGGGACCCGTCTGAGCAAGGGAAGAGCGGCCATAAGCGGAAGCAGCCCCTGCCCAAGAGGATGGCTGCCAAGCTTCCCAGACGATCCAGCTCGCCCCTGCTATCACTGGAGGAGCAGAAGGAGCTGGGCTCCCTCAAGGGCGACTTTGACTGGGACGCCATCCTCAACTCGGCCCTGAGCGCAGATCTGAGTGACGACCTGGAGAGTACCCCCTCTTTGAGCCCCATCGCGTCGGAAATGGACTTTACCGTGCGGGGCAAACACATCAACCGGCCCCAGGAGTGGAGCCGCCTGGAAGGTGGAGGGCACGTCCTCTCCGAGACCCAGCAGAGCAGTCTGGACTTCGATGAGGAGACCTTCTTGGCCACCGCTTTCCTTCAGAACCcctgggaggaagaggaggcacGCACCGACTTCCTGTCCAGCTCGGCGGTCAACCTGGATCAGCTGTTCGACCTGGGAGACTCTTTCCCGGGGGACCTCAATGACTGCAGCCAGATAGAGTCCTTCCTTTGA